The Manihot esculenta cultivar AM560-2 chromosome 17, M.esculenta_v8, whole genome shotgun sequence genome contains the following window.
ACCCAACTAGGGCTTATGATGAGGGTTCTAGTAAGGGGTCTGTGCACAGAGTACTGAGTATAGAGttcgtgcatgcacaggttgaacctTGGTACAGAGCAGAGTTTTTatgttttcacagaaaatgcataaccatgtatgggattttacaagtattcagagagtatagcaggcttgctacgggttttggccaccttaagtcgacccggatcctagcgctggtggcggtccgattttcaggtcgttacaggtTTTTAcatcaagagttacttgtgtttgaataattcaagcaattacggacttaaaactctccagactaataaatttttactttgcaatcaagaatcaatggaccctattgatctaaataacaaagcaacaatagaattacgcatgaaattgcataaatattgataaataaaagataaacaatttatattcagatctcccaatccataaacaaactaaagtttcacctaattttcaactagaaaaagaggattcagccactcatggctgaaactaacataaaataaaagaaagaaaacaagaaagatgaagaagaagggCCGGCGGCAATGGCATGCGGCTGCTGGTGTAGTTTCTGTCGATGATGGAGCTCCCCACTTGCTGGTTTGATCctttatttataattgatttgaGCAGCCCTAAGTTTTCTTGTTTGGATTGGATTTCTTTTCTCAGTTGGAGTTGGATTCTTTGAAGGCAATTGGATTtttttgagatttggcttcctaaatatgCGGGATAGAGTGCTGAGGAGTCTTGAAGATTTGCTGAGCTGTATTCACGTGTTTGGGAAGGAAAAGACttattgaagatttgaaatttgaatttcccgCGATTTTGCTATCTGCTGTCGCAGACTCTGTTTGCccgggttgtttgggcaaacaactcgGTCAAACAGTCTATCCTGGTGCTGTCTGTCACTCTACCTTTATTCTGCGGGTCTGTTTGCCCaatttgtttgggcaaacagtctggtcaaaTAGCAAATCATCCTTCTCCCATTTCAGTTGTAGCTTGGTTTGGGCAAATGGACTTGGGCAAACCAGGCTTGATCTTTTTCtactctcttttgggcagttttaagaccatttttactaaattacccttttacaccatttcctgcaaaataaggtcaaaactacaaaattaggtagaaaatgtgtaatttaacataaataataatataaaaaatgggtctaaatttggcttgatCAGAAGTCTATTTATGATGAAATACAAGCAAGGAAGGaatcaaagaccaagtcaaattgGAGTTTCAACTCATAAAGTACTGATCTAGGGTttctcacctataaaagggtagCAAGCAGCAACAGCACCACAtcttctccttttcttctttcttttctctttatgtATTCTTtgcccaccatgagtggctaaacacatCTTCCTCTAGTTGAAGTGGGGGgaaatttcagtttaattaTGAATTGGAAGATCTAAAACTCCATTGTCAAACTTCTATTTTTtcagtatttatgcaacttgttcttcatgttattattgccttgctattagaatcaatagggctcgttgcttttaattgcgaagtaatatattgttagttttgaatgatttaggtctgtaattgcttagattgtttgaacAAAAGTAACAATAGGTTGGATGACCTAACTAAACCACACAGTTGGCAAAGTTGGAATTAGATTTCTCTATTTCATAAAgaagttaacagttgaaaagtgaaGAACCCCAAGGATGTTCTtgggcaacttgttaactagtgtttgattagtgaacattttctaatcaaactaaacttaaggaggaatttggttgtgtggagcgtcttccacaacctaaactaaattattgaaataaatagaagaatcaaagtatcaatgatcaattccaaactgaaatggatcctaagcttcaactagagtctttttattattgatttactcatctttaatcATTGCTTACTACTTTAGTTTTAATCTTAAGGATATCAACATCAAAAACCacccccttttattttacttttattattaatttgccCAAGTCATTGTTAGGAAAGTTCTTAGTATCAAATCCCTATGGATTTGACcctattaccactatctgcagtttttaattgttgattattaatagattattttttacggtttcgacaaccgctatcagacACCCACACATGGAATAAATAAGTCCTTGAGAGTAATTTTTCACCTGAAGATGTTCGTTCTATCCTCTCCATTCCTTTATCCCTCTTCAGGCGAGAAGACTCTCTAGCATGGCATTTCATAGGGAGGGCCTCTACATAGTTAAATTTGGCTATTACATTACCCATCACATTCTCTCCAGCAACTATGCATCTAGTTCTAATCTGAATCCTTCTAACCTTGATATTTGGAAATAACTCTGGAAGATTCCCTTACGTACTAAACTTTCAATCTTTCTTTGGATGTTGTTGAGAAATCGCCTGCCTATTAATGATCTCCTTTATCGTCGGCTTCCCCATATTTATCCTCCTTGTAAATGGTGTGGTGAAATAGAAACTGTCATGCATCTTTTCTTCCTATGCCCCAAAGCTATTGCGGTATGGATCAATTCTCCTTTACGTCTACGCTCTAGTCTTTTCGATCCCGTGGATATTATCTCCTACTGGTCTACAATTGTCTCCTTTTTCGATAACCAGCGTCAGGCAAAACCTTTGATTTAGTTCTTTGTTTTTATACTATGGCACATCTAGAAAAGTAGAAATGCTTTTCTCTTTAGTGACCTAAGGGAGTTAGCTTCCTCCATCATCTCAGCAGCTCCTAAGTACTATAAGGATTTTAATGAAGCTAATGTTGTGCAACATCCTGCTCCCAGTTTACCAGTGTTTATCCAATGGCACCCTCCCCCTCATGGTGTCGTTAAGTTTAATTTTGATGCATCTGTTAAAAAGAAGGATCTTGGAGGTGCCACAATAGTGATTGCACGAGATGAGAATGGCTCCTCAATAATATAGCGATACAAGATTTTCAAAGATTTTTTTGATCCTCTCATGCTAGAATGTCTTGCTTACAGAGAAGCAGCCCTCTTAGCTTATCATGGTGGTTTCTCGGAGGTTATTTTTGAAAGAGATTCCTTGATAGTGATCCAAGCTATTACTGGTCACATTAGTCCTCTGTGCTTACAGGGTTTGATCAAGGATATTAACGATTTAtgtgtttctttttcttctatCTCCTTTAACCATGTTAAAAGGGATGGAAATCATGCTGCCCACTCCTTAGCTTCTCAAACCATCACCGATTCAAATTTTCATTGTAATTTGATGGTTCAAAACTCCTTTGTCTTTGGCAAAATGCCAATTTGATTTCTTAATGAATTACATCacctttagaaaaaaaaaaaagtattttttaattgagTTCTTTTTATATGCATGAATTGATCGTGTTAGTAAAATTCACTGATTGCACGTAGATTTGAGTTCCCACATctccatttttcattttttgatATAGTAATGAATTTGTAatgaaattgtaatttttttaaaattgttttgaATGGTTTTCCTTCAAAGTAGAAGAATGATGGAAATGAGATCATATGGATAGGAAGCATGCTTAATTGAGGAGGAATGTAaagttctgtttttttttttttttttctgtatatATGCGTATGCCCTTTGAAGACCTACAAGAATAACTTTTTTAGGTTCAATTCTCCGGGTGTCTAATTTCACTataattcaaattataaaattattttggagatccttttcatatttcttacatcaataaaattcattttacttAATTTCAATAacctataaatattttatggtttaatttttaattttaaatttcgaTTACAATTACATAATTTAAGTTTGAATTCATATTTAGAAATATTGAAATAAGAAACCTTCTCAGAGTTTGTAAAAATGTTagaaatacataaaatattgaatatttttttaggTCTGTGTCTGTACTTTTCATTTAGACTAAAAATTGTCTTATTAGATGCGGAtagaatttctttaaaataaaaatatttttacgaaATTCATAACAATACAAGTAAGTGCATATCATTAATTTATTAGAAAGATGGCTTTAAAATCAtagtaaaaaatattacaaGATTAAGAGTAGtaaataaacaaatttaattATCGTTATAAATGACCATAATATTTAATGAACTaacaaattaactaataaattaaaagtattaatacaatatttcatttaaaaaattcagcTGGGTACAGTggtaaatttatgaaaattacaTATATAGATATACATGTAGGTCTTAGTAGATTCAGTTTTTATATATTtgcttaaaatatatttttttccttaCTTATTATTAGTTGACTATACTATGTTTTCATTCTACatttagaattttataaaatactcaGATGCCAATTATAATTAGAGCTAATAATCATATAATAGCACAATTAGCAATTATAATTAGAGCTAATAATCATATAATAGGACAATCGCCAATTGTAATTAGAGCTaataatcatataataaaaattgacCACAAATTAACTTgctgtttttatttaaattaaaatgatatttttgtgtTGAAATACTGAATAAATACAAATGAAAAGTAGTTTGTTTTCTACTTTACCACTTTCAATTTCTTGtggtattttaataaatttcaaattttattaaattctccaaacacaaaaattcaaaattattttgagTAGTTACATTTATAACAAATTTTCCCTTCTtaagttataaaataaaatccttatatttaataaatttataagtgaTATTATacaattatcattaaaaaaaatcatatattgaCATTCGAAGAAAAGACCACGTAATAAGAGTATGATCAGATGATATTTGATCCCACTGAGGAACAAGAAGACCCAACCATCTTGTTAGAACTCAGCCCTCTCAACTACAATATGAGAATCCATAAAAAGTTATCGTTAACGGTTACAATCCAATAGATTTCTTTACGTCTCTTTACGTCTGTGATCACGGATTTTTCGATCAATTAGCCAGCgagattttttattaacaagCCAACTACATTATTGCTAAATTTCtagaaaatactataattaatctCACATTCTTATAATACAAAAGTTAAGGATTACGGAGACAAAAGCATGCAAATTCTTATCCAATTACTCTTGAATTTTAAGTATTACAATTCTCTCGCCCCTCttttcagtttactgacttgagcgtcgggaTGACTGTCATAAACATGAATCATTGCATCTTCTCTTTTTTGCAGGATTAATCAATCACAACACAACTCTATTTTCTGATCGCATCAATAAATTTCAATAAACTAACTTCTTAActatataaaactttaaaaaaataaattatacatgaATGTTAGAGTAAAtgctatatataaatatataatttgatgtgaaaaattaaattcattgttttttaaataatttttactaaCCCGCATAAACTGTAGTAAATTGTgtacatttttcattttttaaagataaatatttcaataaaacgatttattttcaaaaaaggaaaaaaaaaaaggagagagagagagaaattggTCCAATTTTCATTCAGGTTCAGCAGAATAAAACTGAGTAGCGTCTTCCGCAGTGTCCAAATTTCTGAAACTACTGCTCAGGAGACGAGTGATTACCTTGATCTCCAAGTTTAATATATAAATGGATCTAATCTCCGATAGAAGATGAATGCAGAGAATATCAAAGATGGAAGGACTTCCACCTGGGTATCACTTCTGACCAACGGAAGAAGAACTCGTCTCCTTTTATCTTGGAAGAAAGGTGGAGGGTAAGCCAGTACCTCTCCAAGAATGCAATCTTTATGGTGATAAGAATCCATGGAAGTTGTTTGATGAGAACTCCAGTGGATCTTTTGTTAAGTTATCCTGACACGGAACAACTAGTCTTAAACTTTACAGCAGACTTAAATTGGGTCTAACTTTTTGCTGCCGACATCTGATGGAGACCCACGATagtttttggaaaaggaattttCGAGACGCAtgacttttaaaagtgtgatgAAGGCTATGTTGGatatttaacaaattatttcaaaagaatcataaaaatattttgaaataaagtTACATATTTTAAGTTGGTTAAAAAGATTTTTTccactttaaattattttagtctTTATCCTAACTAAATCAGATTTTTTAGCTGATATTGTGAATATCTTAAATCTTTATCTTAactgaataatatttttatctgaTATTGTAGATTTGAATAACGATAAGCACTATAAATAGCAGTGCATTTATGTGTTATGGGGtacacacaaaaatcaaataCTTCTCTTTTCTCTATACTGCTTCTTCTCTATTTCTGGGTAATTAATAATTGCTGCTGTTCTTGCTCCTGGGTTACTTGTAATTCAGAAGGCTTGTTGAATCCTGAAGGATACGCAACCGTAAGCGAATTATCCTTAAGGACAGTGATTATTATCACGCCTCAAGCAATATTCTGCTtatctttcatttattttctatatatttttctaCCATTTTCCAACAATCTTAAGGATAATGGCTGAAATTACTTCTCCTAACAATACTTCCATTACTAGACCTGCTGATCCTTCTGCCACTGGCATTCCAAGTGGTGTTCCTACTGCTTTGATGCAACCTGCCATGACAATGTCCAAGCCATTTCCAGATGTCTCCAAAATTGAACAGTTCAATGGTGACAATTTCAAACGCTGGCAGGAACGTGTATTTTCAGTTCTTGATATGCATGGAGTTGCTTTTGCTCTCACTGATGCAAAACCTGCAGAAACTTCCAACAAACAATGGGAATTATGGGTTCATGCTAATAAGGTATGTAGGTACACTATTATTAGCACGTTATCTAACGATCTCTTTGATGTTTATTGCTCTTATAAAGAAGCAAAACAAATATGGGAGTCCATAATTGCCAAATATACTGCTGAGGATGTTGGGAAACAGAAATTTACTATTGGCAAATTTTACAAATGGGAGATGGTGGATGATAAAGATATAAAGGCACAAATCAATGAATACCACAAATTGATTGAGGACCTGAAATCAAAAAATATAACACTTCAAGAGGAGCTTGTTGCTGGTTTGCTAATTGAAAAATTACCAACTTCGTGGAGCGATTACAAGCAACAACTCAAGCATAAACATAAGCAGCTGTCCCTTTCTGAGCTTATCACTCATATCATCATAGAAGATACAAACAAGAAAGAGGTCAAGAAAGCTAAGGAAAAAGAGATCGCTGCCAACGCCAACTTAATCCAAGACAAGCCACACTACCAAAACAAAAAGGTATGAAAAGAAATATGATTATAAACCAAAAATTAATAATCCTACTTTTAAGAAAAAAGGTAGTTGTTTTGTGTGTGGCAAGCCAGGCCATAATGCACCTCAATGCAGGaaaagaatggggagaaatgacAATACTGCGAAACCAAAGGCAAATTTGGTGGAAGCAGATGACATAATTGCTGCGGTCATTTCTCAAGCCAATCTTGTGGCTAACGTGAATGAATGGGTCATAGACTCAGGTGCTACGAGGCACATTTGTGCAAATAGAAGTGCTTTTTCATCCTACAC
Protein-coding sequences here:
- the LOC110604834 gene encoding uncharacterized protein LOC110604834, which gives rise to MKKKGRRQWHAAAGVVSVDDGAPHLLIPLRTKLSIFLWMLLRNRLPINDLLYRRLPHIYPPCKWCGEIETVMHLFFLCPKAIAVWINSPLRLRSSLFDPVDIISYWSTIVSFFDNQRQKSRNAFLFSDLRELASSIISAAPKYYKDFNEANVVQHPAPSLPVFIQWHPPPHGVVKFNFDASVKKKDLGECLAYREAALLAYHGGFSEVIFERDSLIVIQAITGHISPLCLQGLIKDINDLCVSFSSISFNHVKRDGNHAAHSLASQTITDSNFHCNLMVQNSFVFGKMPI